Proteins from one Cellulosilyticum lentocellum DSM 5427 genomic window:
- a CDS encoding ThuA domain-containing protein, translated as MIRVTVWNEFVHEREYEAIKAIYPEGIHSCIAEFLGKEEAITVRCATLDMEEHGLTEEVLNHTDVLIWWSHAKQEEVSDEVVQRVRSHVLAGMGLIALHSAHYSKIMKVLLGTSMSLKWREGSRERLWVTAPYHPIAAGVLETIDIPEEEMYGEFFDIPKPDEVVFTGWFASGEVFRSGCTFTRGYGRIFYFQPGHEEYPIYHMKEIQKIIINAVRWCHSEIKRTLPIECENTASYEAI; from the coding sequence ATGATAAGAGTTACTGTATGGAATGAATTTGTGCATGAAAGAGAATATGAGGCAATCAAAGCCATTTATCCAGAAGGTATACATAGCTGCATAGCAGAATTCTTAGGAAAAGAAGAAGCCATCACTGTAAGGTGTGCAACCTTAGATATGGAGGAACATGGGCTTACAGAAGAAGTGCTAAATCATACAGATGTACTCATCTGGTGGAGTCATGCAAAGCAGGAAGAAGTAAGTGATGAGGTTGTTCAAAGAGTAAGAAGTCATGTTCTTGCGGGAATGGGACTTATTGCACTACACTCAGCACACTATAGTAAAATCATGAAAGTCCTTCTAGGAACTTCTATGAGTTTAAAATGGCGAGAGGGTTCAAGAGAACGCCTTTGGGTTACTGCGCCGTATCATCCTATTGCAGCAGGAGTTCTAGAAACTATAGATATTCCAGAGGAAGAAATGTATGGAGAATTCTTTGATATACCTAAGCCAGATGAAGTCGTTTTTACAGGATGGTTTGCAAGTGGAGAGGTATTTAGAAGTGGCTGTACTTTTACAAGGGGCTATGGAAGAATTTTTTATTTCCAACCAGGACATGAGGAATATCCGATTTATCATATGAAAGAGATACAGAAAATTATCATTAATGCTGTGAGATGGTGTCATTCTGAGATTAAAAGGACATTACCTATAGAATGCGAGAACACAGCT
- a CDS encoding sugar phosphate isomerase/epimerase family protein codes for MYRGGNPKKIKEVGIAAVELDRDDILNPDKLLELLKRNEFSVSSIYGFYDFSETEDLENCKKHIKLAMAMEADKIMIVPGFYSKTDESARKRELEQMIEGTRKLCKMAEANGMRVTIEDFDDEKSPLCSLCGMRTFLDEIPSLYVTLDTGNFIISGEDELEAFEKLKNKVIHVHCKDRAHDKNGNICPISAGKGFIKMSEVLEELSKMHYDGFLAIEHFEAENYLEFMIESAKWIRRKVEV; via the coding sequence GTGTACAGAGGAGGAAATCCTAAAAAAATAAAAGAAGTAGGAATTGCTGCGGTTGAGCTGGATAGAGATGATATCTTGAATCCAGATAAGCTTTTGGAACTTCTTAAAAGAAATGAGTTTTCTGTCTCTAGTATTTATGGATTTTATGATTTTTCTGAGACTGAGGATTTAGAGAACTGCAAGAAGCATATAAAGCTAGCAATGGCTATGGAAGCAGATAAAATAATGATTGTTCCAGGTTTTTATAGTAAAACAGATGAAAGTGCTAGAAAAAGAGAACTAGAACAAATGATTGAGGGAACAAGAAAGCTTTGCAAGATGGCAGAGGCAAATGGAATGAGAGTAACGATAGAAGATTTTGATGATGAGAAAAGCCCGTTATGCTCACTATGCGGGATGAGAACTTTTCTGGATGAAATTCCGTCGCTTTATGTTACTTTAGATACAGGGAATTTTATTATTAGTGGTGAGGACGAGCTTGAGGCTTTTGAGAAGCTAAAAAATAAAGTCATTCATGTGCACTGTAAGGATAGGGCCCATGATAAAAACGGAAATATATGTCCGATATCTGCGGGCAAAGGGTTTATTAAAATGTCTGAGGTTTTAGAAGAGCTATCTAAAATGCATTATGATGGATTCCTAGCCATTGAACATTTTGAAGCAGAAAACTATCTTGAATTTATGATAGAATCCGCAAAGTGGATAAGAAGAAAAGTGGAGGTCTAG
- the srtB gene encoding class B sortase, which translates to MNKKNLKPKVLLFIFSFSIIVSIMYLSNYYYLQYKNETLYKGLQTKVIQTKTKESFKTTQPSSSNQETLFESSYLSIDFNELKELNNDIYAWIYIPGTEINYPILQHPEDDNYYLNHNIDGQRGYPGCIYSESYNKIDFSDPVTVIYGHNMNNGTMFGSLHKYEDANFLNENYCISIYTPQQAFKYEIVLVTEYDNSHILKQFDFLNEGGKTLFLKRILNESQKVLTKDLDVNSTSQLLILSTCSKTNSAKRLLIIAQKQ; encoded by the coding sequence ATGAATAAAAAAAATCTAAAACCCAAAGTCCTCTTATTTATATTTTCTTTCAGTATTATAGTAAGCATTATGTACCTTTCAAACTATTATTACCTACAATATAAAAATGAGACCTTATATAAGGGACTTCAAACCAAAGTCATTCAAACTAAGACAAAAGAATCTTTTAAAACAACTCAGCCATCTTCCTCGAACCAAGAGACTCTCTTCGAAAGCTCCTATTTAAGTATTGACTTTAATGAGTTAAAAGAACTTAATAATGACATTTACGCTTGGATATATATTCCTGGTACAGAAATTAATTATCCAATACTCCAGCATCCAGAAGATGATAATTACTATTTAAATCACAACATAGATGGTCAAAGGGGCTATCCCGGCTGTATCTATTCAGAGAGCTATAACAAAATAGATTTCTCCGATCCAGTTACTGTAATATACGGCCACAATATGAACAACGGAACTATGTTTGGCTCATTGCATAAATATGAAGATGCTAACTTCTTAAATGAGAATTATTGTATATCTATTTATACACCACAACAAGCTTTTAAGTATGAAATAGTCTTAGTAACAGAATATGATAATAGTCATATTTTAAAGCAGTTTGATTTCCTAAATGAGGGAGGTAAAACTCTATTTCTAAAAAGGATTTTAAATGAATCTCAAAAAGTCCTAACCAAAGATCTAGATGTTAATTCAACTTCCCAGTTACTTATCTTATCAACCTGTTCAAAAACTAATTCTGCTAAAAGACTTCTAATAATAGCTCAAAAACAATAA
- a CDS encoding collagen-binding domain-containing protein, whose translation MKQKRTFRFKVASILALTLISFTCLNYTTYAQPTYNKAYTIENVLSDYEYFIREDLTATNSGHCVSAIAVGGTLDTPNTVGDAQVAASYVKYIKRLGGFEQGKWLTGSAYDTYKVPEFYYDTVDASVPSWLAERLTHSPSYIDFDKAFTELEDQSVAWSNLGTSAYSINSGTLTLTLAPAKDTYITIPYNAITTTSSIVIEGLSSVQDFVDYKYIISITGVESTDFTLSFYNINMNGKSFSQALKDLQGGTNGAQINLEGMKLVWNFPDATGNLTAQGLSGHLVAPQADVSLEGGNFEGGIIAKNVKKSDAEGHFYPFYKPGVTPEPSPTSSPEPTSSPSPTSSPSPTSSPSPTSSPSPTSSPSPTSSPEPTSSPEPSSSPSPSPTSSPSPTSSPEPTSSPEPSSSPSPSPTSSPSPTSSPSPTSSSTPGPEPTSSPTPGPEPTSSPTPGPEPTSSPTPGPEPTSSPTPGPEPTSSPTPGPEPTSGPTSSPNNTSNSTSPGDANSYLLGANTNLDGQANSNTQDNASPKTGENHSTTIFLIIILISGVGLLSIKKQSKKHTN comes from the coding sequence ATGAAACAAAAACGCACATTTAGATTCAAAGTTGCATCAATACTTGCATTAACTCTTATTTCATTTACTTGCTTAAACTACACTACATACGCACAACCAACATACAACAAAGCCTATACAATCGAAAATGTTTTAAGTGATTATGAATACTTTATACGAGAGGATTTAACAGCCACTAATTCAGGCCATTGTGTTAGCGCCATAGCAGTAGGCGGCACATTAGATACACCAAACACGGTAGGTGATGCTCAAGTCGCTGCTAGCTATGTCAAATATATTAAAAGGTTAGGTGGTTTTGAACAAGGTAAATGGCTTACTGGTTCAGCCTATGATACATATAAAGTACCTGAGTTTTATTATGATACTGTAGATGCCAGCGTACCATCTTGGCTTGCTGAAAGGCTTACACATTCTCCAAGTTATATTGACTTTGATAAAGCCTTTACAGAACTCGAAGATCAATCAGTTGCATGGAGTAACTTAGGAACCTCTGCTTATTCAATAAATAGTGGTACATTAACCCTTACATTAGCTCCTGCAAAGGATACCTATATAACCATTCCATATAATGCTATTACCACTACAAGTAGCATTGTTATTGAAGGCCTTTCATCTGTTCAAGATTTTGTAGACTATAAATATATCATTTCTATTACAGGAGTAGAAAGTACTGATTTTACACTTTCATTTTATAACATTAACATGAATGGTAAATCTTTTAGCCAAGCATTAAAAGACCTTCAAGGCGGAACCAATGGAGCACAAATAAACCTTGAAGGAATGAAATTGGTTTGGAATTTTCCAGATGCAACTGGAAACCTAACAGCCCAAGGACTTTCTGGACACCTAGTGGCACCACAAGCTGATGTTTCATTAGAGGGTGGCAACTTTGAAGGAGGCATTATTGCTAAGAATGTTAAAAAATCCGATGCAGAAGGCCATTTCTATCCTTTTTATAAACCTGGAGTAACTCCTGAGCCTAGTCCTACTTCTAGCCCTGAACCTACTTCTAGCCCTAGTCCTACTTCTAGCCCTAGTCCTACTTCTAGCCCTAGCCCTACTTCTAGCCCTAGTCCTACTTCTAGCCCTAGTCCTACTTCTAGCCCTGAGCCTACTTCTAGTCCTGAGCCTAGTTCTAGTCCTAGTCCTAGTCCTACTTCTAGCCCTAGTCCTACTTCTAGCCCTGAGCCTACTTCTAGTCCTGAGCCTAGTTCTAGTCCTAGTCCTAGTCCTACTTCTAGCCCTAGTCCTACTTCTAGCCCTAGTCCTACTTCTAGTTCTACTCCTGGCCCTGAACCTACTTCTAGTCCTACTCCCGGCCCTGAACCTACTTCTAGTCCTACTCCTGGCCCTGAACCTACTTCTAGTCCTACTCCTGGCCCTGAACCTACTTCTAGTCCTACTCCTGGCCCTGAACCTACTTCTAGTCCTACTCCTGGCCCTGAACCTACTTCTGGTCCTACTTCTAGCCCTAATAACACCTCTAACAGCACTTCTCCTGGTGATGCTAATTCTTATTTATTGGGTGCCAATACTAATCTTGACGGTCAAGCGAACTCAAACACACAGGATAATGCCTCTCCTAAGACCGGCGAGAATCATTCAACAACCATCTTTTTAATAATTATCCTTATATCAGGAGTCGGACTCCTTAGTATAAAAAAACAAAGCAAGAAGCATACAAATTAA
- a CDS encoding membrane protein — protein MEFYMKLPRNKKEFALFLATISIISVNIIAPLITCFEFGFNMYVWADTLRVIPFVWISVIALVLLTHKPAEWMTSKIIAKEDSFNAHIIINTLCTVLLMSIFLTVIGTWIGVGKISMEPIHTFFYKWPRNFAIAFAVETFVAQPIARMTMLNIHKIKDKKNDTAEILN, from the coding sequence ATGGAATTTTATATGAAACTACCACGTAACAAAAAGGAATTTGCTTTGTTTTTAGCTACTATATCTATTATATCAGTAAATATAATTGCACCATTAATTACTTGTTTTGAATTTGGATTTAATATGTATGTATGGGCTGATACATTAAGAGTCATACCATTTGTTTGGATAAGTGTTATTGCTTTAGTTTTATTGACACATAAACCAGCTGAGTGGATGACCTCAAAAATTATTGCAAAAGAAGATAGTTTTAATGCACATATCATTATAAACACATTATGTACAGTTCTTTTAATGTCAATATTCTTAACAGTAATAGGAACATGGATTGGTGTAGGGAAAATAAGTATGGAGCCAATTCATACATTCTTCTATAAATGGCCGAGAAACTTTGCTATAGCTTTTGCTGTAGAAACTTTTGTGGCACAGCCTATAGCAAGAATGACTATGTTAAATATTCATAAAATAAAAGATAAGAAAAATGATACAGCAGAAATCTTAAATTAA
- a CDS encoding ABC transporter substrate-binding protein, translating to MKLAKKVLTSALVMGVMMTSMVGCASNSNSSAGSNHTTTTEPTPTEAVDTGAIDLSQSTLDELTITHVTSPLNVPSIIQKNQNVFVDEFSKNGKTIEVKYAEITSGADQTQALASGDVDILYAVGGTSVVLAAANGADIKILNMYSRSPEAFCLYSGDETIKSAEDLRGKTVAGPVGTNLHQLLVAYLKEANMTIDDINYVNMSIPDAKAALDGGSIDAALVAGPTAYKSKQQGYNLVTDGKGLTDAVIAVAVREDFYNEYKEELEVFMNAQASIIEYINTNHEETMEIVATELDLDKAAVEEMFAQYDFNIEVTEEDYKAFQNVADFMYETEMIEQPINTDELFIK from the coding sequence ATGAAATTAGCAAAGAAAGTATTAACATCAGCATTAGTAATGGGGGTAATGATGACATCTATGGTAGGATGTGCATCAAATAGTAATTCATCAGCTGGTAGCAATCACACTACAACAACAGAGCCTACACCTACAGAGGCAGTTGATACAGGAGCTATAGATTTATCACAATCAACATTAGATGAATTAACAATTACTCATGTAACATCACCACTTAATGTGCCAAGTATTATCCAAAAAAATCAAAATGTATTTGTTGATGAATTTAGCAAGAATGGTAAAACAATCGAAGTTAAGTATGCAGAGATTACATCAGGAGCTGATCAAACTCAAGCATTAGCATCAGGAGATGTAGATATCTTATATGCTGTTGGAGGTACTTCTGTTGTTCTAGCAGCAGCAAATGGTGCGGACATTAAAATCTTAAATATGTACAGTAGATCTCCAGAAGCATTTTGCTTATATTCAGGTGATGAAACAATTAAATCAGCAGAAGATTTAAGAGGTAAAACAGTTGCAGGCCCAGTTGGAACTAATTTACACCAATTACTAGTAGCCTATCTTAAAGAAGCGAATATGACCATTGATGATATTAACTATGTAAACATGTCTATTCCAGATGCAAAAGCAGCATTAGACGGTGGTAGCATTGATGCTGCACTTGTTGCAGGGCCTACTGCTTACAAATCAAAACAACAAGGATATAACTTAGTAACAGATGGTAAAGGGTTAACAGATGCGGTTATTGCAGTAGCAGTTAGAGAAGACTTCTATAATGAATACAAAGAAGAATTAGAAGTATTTATGAATGCACAAGCTAGCATCATTGAATATATCAATACAAACCATGAAGAAACTATGGAAATTGTTGCAACAGAACTAGATTTAGATAAAGCAGCTGTTGAGGAAATGTTTGCTCAATATGACTTTAATATTGAAGTAACAGAAGAAGACTATAAAGCATTTCAAAATGTAGCAGACTTTATGTATGAAACAGAAATGATTGAACAACCAATTAACACAGATGAACTTTTCATCAAATAA